The following DNA comes from Nitrospira sp..
GATTCTGGCCGAATCATAATCGCACGCGAAGTTAGGCAGGGCACTCCTCCCTATGGACATGCGACAGCCCAATCAGCCGGTCATACGTTTCATGGCCGATGCCATGCTCGGCCGCCTGGCTCGCTGGCTGCGCATACTCGGCTATGACACGGCCTACGACAAGGCGATCACGGACGAGGCCTTAGTCGAACGGGCCCTACGCGAGAACCGATGGCTGCTCACCCGCGATCGTCGCCTGGTCCTACGGAAGCTTCTCCGCGGCCGTCATACGCTCCTTGCCGCTGATGACGTCGACGGCCAGTTGCGCCAACTCCACCGGGACCTCGCGATAGACCTTCACCTGACTCACCAACGAGCGTATCGCTGTGCGGACTGCAATGTCGCCATCACCGCCATCTCGCATGACGAAGCTGCTTCTCTCGTTCCTCCCTTTGTCGCGGAGCAGTATCGAGCATTTCTCCAATGCCCTCAGTGCCGCCGCGTGTTTTGGCCCGGCACCCACTGGCAAGATCTCGATTGTCGCCTCACGGCCATCAAAACGCACAGCGTGGACAAGCGGCCATGAATAACGACAAGCCACCGCTGAGCATCCCGATCCTGCTGCCGCTGCTGCTCTTTCTGCTGTTGCTGGCGATGCTCCCGTTTGTGTTCGGGCCACTATTCACCGTGGCCTTGATCAAGCTCAACCTCGATTCGACGACCGCGCTGCTCATTGTGATCGGGATGTTCCTCGGCAGTCCGGTCAATATCCCGGTGAAACGGATTCCCCGGACGGAGTCGATGGCGGCAGACCCGCTGGCCGTGTTCGGATTGGCCGGTCGATGGCCTTCGACCATGCGTGTCCGCCGGGAAACGATCATCGCCGTCAATGTCGGAGGCTGCGTGATTCCGGTCGCACTGGCGGTGTATGAAATATTCCATGTATGAGATATTCCACCTGGTGGCGGCAGGCCTGCAACCGCTCTCCGGATTGCTCCTGGCGATCTTCGTGAACACCATGGTCTGCTACTGGATGGCGCAACCGATCGAAGGGATCGACATCGCGATGCCGGGGCTCTTTCCTCCCCTGATCGCCGCGATGAGCGCCTTGCTCCTGGTGCCGGACCAGGCCCCACCTGTCGCCTTCGCCGCCGGCCTGCTGGGCCCGCTCATCGGCGCGGATCTGCTCCACCTTCGCGACGTGTCCAAAATCTCCACCGGCATCGCCAGCATCGGCGAAGCCGGCACGTTCGACGGGATCGTGTTGTCGGGAATTGTGGCGGCGTATCTGGCGTAGGACGGGATGACTCGATCCATGCCCCTTCGATCACGTTGACAGCGGCGGAGGGTTGGAGGGTCGGCCCGGATGACACCGTCGGCGGCCGAAAGTCCCTTTACTTCAATCCCCTGTAGGGATCATCGAACCTGGCACCGCACTCGCGGCACTCGACTTTACCCGTCCACTTGCCGGCTCTGGTCATGACGTTGTCGATCAGCCGGCTATGGGTGCAGGCGGCCGCACTCGTCGCTTCGCGGCTCAGCTGAGTGGCCGCGCTGTCCATACTCACCTCCGGACTTCCTGAAGCCTCTTTCATTTTTTCCCCTCCGTATCGCCGCCTCGACGCAGGTCCCCCTGTCCACTCACCGCCCCCCCCGCCAGCCGTCGCTTGAACGAAGGCCCTGGATCGACAAAGGCCGCCACTCTCCTCGCTCGACTTCCCGCCGGCCTGATGGACCATGTCACACCTGCACCACCGGGGCGTGAATGGCCTGGACCCTATACGTCCTGCCGTCGTCCAGGGTCATGCGAATCTGCCCGCTCCGGCTGAGATAGTCGACCGCAAGAAAGACCTCGTTCCAGCTGAGATGCGGACACAGCGCACCGACCTCTTCGAGCGGACAATCGGTGCCGCGCTGCTCCAGTGCGTCATAGACCTGCTGGATCATCGTCTCGATCCTCATCGCACATCTCCCTCCCGCACGTGCATCGCACCGTCACCAATTCAACCCGCGAGAAACCCTCAGCGCATCGGCGGCCGTTCAGACCGGAACAGACCCCGAGGTTAACGCGCCGCCCCCAAGCTCCTGCTCCCCTCCCACCCCCAGCCCGACATACCGATCACCCGCGAGCACATGCAGCAGGGCTTGAGCCAGTTCCGCGTGAAGCGCCGTTTTCTTGAGAACGTAGCCGCGAGCCCCCGCAGCGAATGCCACGGTCACAAATGCCGGCTCCTGATGGCTCGTTAAGATAATGACCCGGCTCTGCGGCAGGCACGCCTGGAGCGCCCGCGTGGCCTCGAGGCCATTCATCCTGGGCATCGAGATGTCGGTGAAAATAATGTCCGGCTTCAACCGTTGCGCGGCTTGCACGAGCGACTGCCCATCCGTCACCGCTCCGACCACCTCGCCCAATTCGCCTACGAGGTCCCGCAAGGCCATCAGCAGATCCGGGTGATCATCGGCAAGTAAGATGCGAGGTCTAGCCATGGATCAATACCCTCCAGCCCACAGAACACGAGGATATCGTAGGCTCCATAGAGGGGGGCTGGAACTAGGGAATTCCCTGGCGGCGAGGAGCAATCCTACCAGAGCTTCATGGTCATGAGGGATGGAGGAAGGTGGAGGAACTGAGGGTAAGCAGGATGCTCAAAAAGCCCGCCAGCAAGGCCGCAACCGATGAAAATACCGGAGGCGTAGCCTCTGGGCTACGTTGAGGATGTTTTCAAGGCGAGAACGAAGCTGGCGGGCTTTTTCAGCATCCTGCCTGTTAGAGGCCGGTGATGCCGTGGGTGATGGCATACTTGGTCAAATCGGCGGTGGTATGAAGGTCCAGCTGCTGCATGACGCGGGACTTATGGAACTCCACCGTTTTCACCGAGACATTGAGGATCGTGGCAATCGCCTTCGTGCCGTGGCCTTCAGCGACGAGCTGCAATACCTCCCGCTGGCGGTCGGTGAGCGCGGCGGATGCAACCTTGGCTGCCTCGCCGGTGGATGGCTTCAGGACCGATTCCAGCACATCCTTCGTCAGCGAGGGCGTGAGATAATGTTGGCCTTGGAGGACGGCCTTGATCGCCAGACCAAGCTCCGACGCGGCGGAACGTTTGAGGAGATATCCGGAGGCTCCGGCCTGAAAGGCCTCGGTCGCATAGGTCGGACTGGCATGCATGGTCAGAAAGATGACTTTGCTTTCAGGAACGAGCTTCCTGAGCTGGCGGGCCGCGTCAAACCCGTTCAAGAGCGGCATCGAGATGTCCAGAAGGATCAGGTCCGGCCGCAGTCTCTGCGCCGCCTCCACCAGCGCCCGGCCGTCCTCCACGGCGCCGACCACATCACACTCAGCCTCCACCAGCTTCCGCAAGCCGGCCAGGATCAGCGAGTGGTCGTCGGCCATGAGGACGCGCGGCTTCTTCATGCGCCCTCCTGAGAGCGGGGAACCCAGACACAGACCTTCGTCCCATCCGCCGGAAGGGAGTGGACGCGGAGAAACCCGCCCAAGAGACGCGCGCGTTCCTGCATGCTCACCAAACCGAGTCCTTTCTTGCGAGCGTCCTTGCCCTCAAGGTCGAACCCCTTGCCGTTATCGCGCACCGACACGCCGACCCCCTTGGACGATCCGCTCAGTCTGACCGTCACATGGTTCGCCTGGGCATGTTTGAACACATTCTGGAGACTCTCCTGCATGACGCGGAATAGATTGGTTTTCACGTCCGGTGAAAGCGCCTTCGGCGCCTCGCGGGCTGTAAACGTCACCGGCACCCCTGTCCGTTTCGTAAATTCGGCGATATGGTCTCGCATGGCCACCTCCAAGCCGACGTGATCGAGCAACGAGGGATGTAGATTGTACGCCAGATCGTGCAGATCGTCGGACAGCCGCCCGATGCCGGCATGAATTCTCGCGAGCTGCCGGAGAATCGGCTCAGGAAGATGGACGATTGAGCTACGCTCAATCGTCTCCAGTTCGACCGCCAGCGCCGCTAGCCGCTGATTGAAGTCGTCGTGCAGGTCGCGCGCGATCCGCTTACGCTCCTGCTCCTGCGCCGTCAACAATTTTTCCGTGAGCGCTTGGAGCTCTTCTCGATTTTCCCGGAGTACGGACTGGCTCTGCTGAAGCGCCAGCTCGGCCTGTTTCTGGGCCGTCACATCGGTGGACAAGGCCAAAATCCCTCTGACCAGGCCGGCGTCGTCGCCATCAGGCATATACTGCGTGCTCATCCAGCGAGCATTGCCATTCGGTAAAACCATCGGATACATAAACGACACCGCCTGACCTGCTAAGGCCTCCCGGAGGTACGGTTCGAACTCGTCGAAATTGATCTCACCCACCACGTCCTTGACAAGCTTCCCTACCATGTCCGAGACGGGTCGTCCGAAAAACTCTTCATGCCGCTTATTCATAAAGCCATACCGTAATTCAGTATCGATATACGCATAGAACGCCGGGACGTTGTCCGCTAAGAGATGGAATTCGCGCTCTTGATCCCGCAAGGAATTTTCAGCCCGCTTGCGTGCAATGGCCGTCGCCAACCCGTGGCAGACGGATTCGAGGGCTTGCAGCGTCAGAGGGGATGACGCGTGAGTCCCGAACAGTGCGAGCACACCGAACACACGGCCTTCGACGACGAGCGGATACCCGGCAAACGATTGCAAGCCGTTCTCGCGCATCCACTGCTTGTTCGGCAGGCGGTCGTCCTGAAGGATGTCGTTCGAGATTATTGCACCGGCGCCCTGAGCAATTTGTCCGATCTTCAGGGCCCCCAAGGGGACGCGGCGGAATTCACCGTTACGATTCACCGAAAGCCCGGCGCTGGCTGTAAGATGAAGGCACTCGGTCCGGTCCTGGCACCATTCTACCTTGTGACAGTGCTCACAGAGGTCTCCAGGCCCCATCGTCCAGATTCTTGCAAAGGCGTATCCCAAACGCGTGACGATGGTGTCGGTCAATTGCTGGAGCAGGACATTGAGAGGCTTGTCTCGATTCAACGCGAGGCTCGCCTCGGCGACAAAGCCCGACAAGCGCGCGCGTTCAACCAATTCATCCTCTGTCCGCTTCCGGTCGGTAATGTCATGCCCCAGATAGATCAGGCAGGGAATGGACCCGAGTTGGATCGGCTCGACAGAGACCATGATCGTCCGAATCTCTCCGGACTTGGTCCGGAGCAACCCTTCCCGATTGTGGAGACGGCCCCGTTCCTGAATTTCCTGGAGCACAGACGCGCGCTTCGATGGATTGGCCCAGAGCCCCAACTCCAGAGTCGTGCGACCTATTACTTCCTCTCGCGTGTACCCAGTCAACCGGCTAAATCCCTCATTCACATCGCAAAACCGGCCTTCTGGCAGGGTACTGATCCCGACAGCGGAGGGAGTCCAGTTGAAAAGAGCTTGAAAGTGTTGTTGCGACTGAGTCAGATCCTCAATGAGCCGGTGTTGCTCTTGCTCCGCCCGCTTCCGCTCCGTGACATCGCGCAGAATCACGGTGAAGAGCGTCTTGCCGGCGACCAGAACCCGGGAGATTGAGGCCTCGAGGGGAAACTCCTCTCCGTTCGCTCGCAGACCGAACAAGGTGCCTTCTCTCTGCATCGCACGGGAGGGCGCACCGCTCTTGGCAAAGCGGCTCATATGACCGTGATGCGCCTCTCTGTACCGTTCCGGAATGAACCGGTCGAGCGGCTGTCCGATCGCCTCGGCGGCCCGGCAGCCGAACATAGACTCTGCCGCGCGATTGAAAAGCACCACATGCTCCTGCTCATCAACCGTAATGATGGCGTCCATCGCCGACCCGATAATCGCCTCAAGTTGCGTCCGTTGTGTTTCGAGCTCCTGCTCAGCCCGTTTGCGATCACTGATGTCCAGGAGCGACGTCCGCCAATGCGTGATGCGTCCCGGCTCTTCGTGGACCGCGAGGCTCTCCAGATAGACGCAATCGGCGGCGCCGGCCTTTTTCCGGATATGCATCTCACAGTTCTGTCGGGTACCGGTCTTCAGAACCTCCTGAACATGCCGATAGAGCCGGTCCTGATCCTCCGCTGCCACGAAGCGCGTGAGCGGTTGTTCGATCAGCTCATTCCGGTTGAGGCCAAGCAGCATCCCGGCCCTCAGACTGGCCTCCACGATTGTGCCGTCCCGATCCAGCGTGAGATGGCCGGCGGGGGAAAAATCGTAGAGAGCCACATAACGGTCGCGCGCCACTTCGAGTGCCACCTGGGTCCGGCGCAGCTCGTCGTTCTGCATCTCCAGCTCGATCTGATGGACTTGCAGCTCGTGCACCAGCTGTTGCACATCCTTGACCGGCATGGCCACCACGTCACGGTTCGTGACGTGCAGCCGTTCTTCCGCCTGCAGGCGAAGCGCTGTGTCCTTCGTGGATCCGTCTGGTTTCTTGGCCATCTGAACACCCTTCTTAAGACAGGCGGTCTCAAGGCTGAAGGGGGAAAGGCCGAAGTATTCGGGACTCCGACCTTCCCCCCTTCAGCCTACTCCTCGGCCTTCCCGCCAGGCCCCCTCACCTCTTCCATGGCTAACAAAATTCGGCCCGGTTGCGCCGCCTCCTGCTCGACTCGACGGCCATTGAGTGCCAATACCCGACGTCCGATCTGGGGGAACGTCTGGTCCACGATAAAGTCCTGGAACGAGCGGTTCTTCGGCAGAATCTCTTCCAGCAGATGGCGTAAGTCTGGCAGGTTCCAGGCCCCGTTGCAGAGGTGGTAGATGAGCTGCTGCTCGACCTCGCGCGGCGTTACCTGAAACATCCGGTAGAAGGCCTGGTTGGCCGAGACCACGCGAAGCTGGTCGTCCATCACAAGCAGAGGTTCGCGTATCGTCTCAACGATGCTGACGGCCAAGCTGCGCGCGGCCTGGACGACCTGCTCGGATTTCTTCAACCGGGTGATGTCCTGAAACGTCAGCACGAGCCCCTCAATAGTGTTCTTGGTGGTCCGATAGGGCAGAATCCGCATGACAAACCAGCTCCCGTCGGTCGCCCGGACTTGCCGCTCCTTGACGGTGAGCGTCTGGAGCACGTCCCGCGCATCCTCCGACAGCCGGTCATAGCTCAGCTTCGAGACGATGTCCGACAGGGGGCGCCCGACATCGACGGCCATCAGGCAGCTTACCCGCTTCGCCTCCGACGTGAACCGTTTGATGCGCAGCTCATTGTCCAGAAAAATGGTGGCGACCTCCGTGCTGTTCAAGAGATTCTGCAGATCGTCGTGCGCGTCCGAGAGGTCGTCGAGCTTGCCCTGGAGCTCGGAATTGACGGTCACCAGTTCTTCATTGAGGGATTGCATCTCTTCCTTCGCCGTCTCCAGTTCCTCGTTGGTACTTTGCAGCTCTTCGTTGGTGGACTGCAATTCCTCGTTGGCGGACTTCAGCTCCTCATTGGAGGTTTGCTGTTCCTCGATCGTGTGTTGCAACCGTTGCTTCGTGAACTCCAGTTCCTGCAAGAGCCGGGACTCCCCTTTCTTCATTGGTGCGGCCGTTCGCGCCGGTGCGCCCTTCCCTACGGCGGGCTTCTCCTCCCGCACCTGGTCAAACGTTACGAGAAATAGACCCTGGAGGGCCTCCGGCTCGACAATTCTCTTGACGGCCAGGTTGACCAGGATGGCGCCGTCGCTAGTCTTCACCTGCACGTTGCGGCGCAGAATTTCGTCCTTCTGGCTGGCCGCCCGATGGAGCGCGGTCGCCAGTTCGTGTCGCAATCCTTCCCGCGCCATCTCCACCACGCGGTGTGTCGCCGGGCCGGGCGCCGGCTCAAGATAGGAACCGGTGTGGCCGTGGGTGTAGACGACCTCACCCCGACCGTTCACGAGGACCGCCGACGGCGCGTAGCGCGAGACCAACAGCTGCTGGATGAGATCGGCAATCGGGGCGGGGCGCGTGGTGGGAAGAGGCACCTCGGCCTCCGCGCGGGTCTCGGTGCCCCCTTGCATCAATCCATGAGGAAACCGTTCCAGGTGAGGAAACGTCGCTGGTTCCGCCGTCCGCCTGAACAGCTTCCATTTCCGGTCGATGACGGTAAAGAGCGAGTCGAACTCCCCGACCGCTTCGGACGTACCGAGAAACAGGATGCCGTTCGGCTTCAAGGCGTAGTGGAACAACGGCAGGATTTTGTGTTGCGCCTGGGCGTCCAGATAGATCAGGAGATTGCGACAGGACAGGAGGTCCAGTTTCGTAAAGGGGGCATCGGTCAGGATGTTATGCGTGGCAAACACGACCAGATCACGAATCTCCGTCTTGACTCGGTACCCGCTGTCTTCCTTGGTAAAGAACCGCTGTAGGCGCACCGGGGTGAGGTCCCCGGCGATGCCGACCGGATAGAGGCCGGCGCGGGCCTGGTCAATGGCCCGGCTGTCGAGATCGGAGGCGAAAATCTGGACGGTGAGCCGGAGCTTCTTCTCCGTCAGGTACTCACGAAGCAGGATGGCGAGCGAATAGGCCTCTTCTCCGGTCGAGCAGCCGGCGACCCACAGGCGCAGGGTCGTGCCCTCCGGCTTGCCCTCCACCAGAGCAGGCAACACTTTCTGTTCAAGGACCTCGAAGGCCTGGGGATCGCGAAAGAAGCTGGTAACCCCGATGAGCAGTTCCTGAAACAGGGCATCGAGCTCATGCGGATTCGACAGCACAAACCGGAGATACGACTTCAGATTTTCGATCTGGTGCACGTTCATCCGGCGTTCGAGGCGCCGCTGAATCGTGTTCTCTTTGTAGAGGGAGAAATCGTTCCCGGTCCGATCGCGCAAGAGGATGAAGAGCTTGCGCAGCGTCTGAGAGCCGTCTCCTTCAGGGAGCGGCAGCGCCGGTTTCGTTGAGCTGCGCGCATAGGCGCGCAACGGCTCCGCCATCTGCCCCGGCGGCTGGACCACATCGATCACCTCGGAGCTGATGGCGCTGCGCGGCATGTTCTGATACTTGGCAGACTGCGGCTCCTGCGCGATCGTCATGCCGGACTCGGCCTTGATCGCGCGCAACCCCACGGTGCCGTCGCTGCCGGTCCCGGACAGAACGATCCCGACGGCTCTGTGCTTCTGGTCTTCCGCCAGCGAACGGAAGAAGTAGTCGATGGGCAGGGGCACGCGATCCTGTGAGGGCGGCCCCATGAGGTGCAGGATGCCGTGCAGGATCGCCAGGTTGGTGCCCCCCGGCGCCATATAGACGCCATTGGGCTCCACCGCCATCCCGTCCTTGATCTCCACCACCGGCATTGCGGTGCATTTACTGAGCAGGCTCGGCAGGAGACTGACATGGCCCGCATGCTGGTGCGACACCACCACGAAGGCCATCCCGCTGGCGGGAGGCATGTGGCGGAAGAACTCTTCCATGGCTTCCAACCCGCCGGCGGAGGCCCCGATCCCGACGATCAGGAACCCGAGCGGTTCTGGTGGCAGGCCAGCCGATGGAGCTGGTTGCACGGAAGGAAGGGGCAGGGCACCGCGTTTCTTCTTGGCACCCTTGGGCTTGGCGCCGATCTTTGCAGGGGTCTTCTTGCTCGTCTGCTTTCGTACCTTGGCCACAGAATCTTCTCCCCGAAGCGGACGGAGAACCCGGCATCGTACACACGTGTCGATGAAAAGCCGGTCAGAAATCGGAGTCTAGGCTCTTTCCCCCTTTCCAGCAAGCGAGACAACCGCGGCCGGACCGGCACTAGTAAGGTCTCAATCCAGAACCAGGGTTTCTCCGAGTGTGCCCGGTCCGGCGCCTGTCGTACAAGGTGAGCGAGAATACATCCTGTTATATCGCGCGGGAGATCCTATGCTTCAGACAGACTCTCTTGAGTCGGCCATCCGCCGGGAACTTGGACGGGGCGGCCCTTGCACACTGGAGGAACTCAACGAACGTTTACCCTACTATTCTTGGAACCAGGTGTTTGCCGCCATCGATCGGCTCAATCGTGAAGGCATCGTGACCGTCCAGCGACCGGACTCGTTAGACTACACCCTCTCGCTCGCTCCCACTCCCCCTTCGAAGCACAGCAAAACATATCGGTCTGAATCCGGGACGCACCTACACTGAGCACGCGCCCAGCCGCCGGCAGGCTATCCCGGTCATTCCTCTTGCGATGCCTTCACCTCATTCCACTTATTCCAGTCGTGCAGGCGTGACACCGGACGCATGTCCGGCTCTCCGGCGATCGCCCCAGATCCTCTCTCATCCTCACTCCAGCGATTGTGGCACTAGTACATTGCTCTGGAGGAACTGGTGAGTTCCCCAGTTTCACAAACGGCTACGAATCGCCATGATCTCCCCATCAGATCCGCGATCGGTTCCGCCATATGACCACATATCTGTTTCCTGCTGGCCGGGTGAATGAAGGAGGTGGCACATGTCTCGCGAAGGACTGTCCATGCAGAATGCTCCTCGCGCGCCTTCCGCTTCGATGAGCACTCTGTACATCGCACCGCAGCTGCTCCCTGTCTGTTGCATCTGCGGATTCATTCGAGACGAAGCGGGAGGTCGTCCTCAGCACGGGCGCTGGGTCGCGCAACGGGCCTATCAAAAGATACATGGAGGGAATCTGGCGGATTTCTCTCTGACGCACACTTACTGTCCGAAATGTTTGGTAAAGGTCCAGAAGACTGTTCGGCAGTACCTGCGTGAGGGAGGAACAATGCGATGACATCGCGCGCCGGCGCGCAAGACCGCCGGCCGGGCCTCCACGCACAGGTCGGCCGCACGGAGCGGAAACCGGCATCACTCGGTGAAACATTCTTGACCGTGACGATCAGGAGGGCGACATCGTGAGTCCGCACAACACATCGGATCAGCTCTGGTCGATTATCCTGGCAGGCGGGGAAGGCTCGCGGATGAGCGCCTTCGTGCATCGGTGGCTGGGCCGGCCCACACCCAAGCAGTATTGCGCCTTCGTCGGCACACGCTCCATGTTTCAACACACGCTGGATCGGGCAAGCCGGCTCACACCGGCGGACCGCATGGTCGCCGTCGTCGCGCGCAGCCATCGGCATGATGCGCTCGCACAATGGGGAGACCGGCGGGGCGGCACCATCCTCTTTCAACCCGCCAATCGCGATACGGCGGCCGGCGTGTTCCTGCCGCTGACCTATATCCGCGCCAGGGCCCCGGAGGCCACCGTCGTGCTCTACCCGTCGGATCATTTCGTCTATCCCGAAGACCGGTTCCTCGACGCGGTCCGGCGCGCGGTCCGGGTCGCCGAGTCGCGCACGGATCGGGTAGTGATGCTGGGCGTCGCCCCTGATCGCCTGGAACTGGACTACGGATGGATCCAGCCCGGCCGCCCCCTCGAGAGCCGGGACGGCGAACCGGTGCAGACCGTTCGCTCGTTTCTGGAAAAACCCAATGCCGCCCAGGCCGATGCCGCGTTGCGGGCAGGCGCGCTCTGGAACACGCTGGTGTTGGCCGCAAAAGTTGATGCGCTGTGGAAGCTCGGCTGGCAATGCCTGCCGGATATGATGCGGCGCTTTGAGCAATTGGGACAGGCCATCGGAGGGCCGGAAGAAACGCGGCTCCTGAACGCCATGTATCACGATCTGCCGATGCACAATCTCTCGTCCGACCTGCTGCAACGCGTCCCGGACCACCTTGCGGTGATCGAACTCACCGGCGTGCTCTGGAGCGACTGGGGCAAGCCGGAACGCATTGCCGAAACGCTGCGGCGGATCGACCGGCGGCCGGCGTTCCCCTTGACCTGTCTCGACCATCCATTCGTTCCCTTCCCGGGGACCGCCCCGGAAGCAGGGCTGTCTCCGGGTGTGTCATTCCTATAATCCAAGGAGGAAACAGCCATGAAGTCCGTCACCATCAGCACGACCAAGCAGGAGCGCAAAGCACCGGTTCCCCAGCAACAGCAGCCGTCTAAAAAGACGGCGACGCAGAAGTTTCACGTGCTACCGCAGGCGCCCTGTGGTGACCTGAACATCCTCATCGCGAAGCGGGCCTATGAGCTCTACAGCGAGCGGGGTTATCGGCATGGCAATGCAATGGAGGACTGGCTCGACGCAGAGCGGGAGATTCTGAGCCAGATCCCGCCGGTCTAAGAGGATCGCACAATTCCGGAGGGTCTCGCATGTCCTACGTCGGCGTAAATATCGGCGCACTCACGGTGAAGGTCGCAGCCCTTCGTGGTGAGGTCAGGACCGCCACGGTGCTGGCCCATCAAGGCCGCCCGCTGGAGATCCTCGCCGAGGTGCTCGCCCGCCCGGAGTTTGCCGACGCGGAGTACTTCGGTGTGTCCGGCCAGCTCGGGCATGTATCCGAAGTCGCGGCAGTTCAGCGGGCGCTCCGCGAGGTCGGCGGGACGTTTGACGCGGTGGCCTCGCTCGGCGGCGAATCCTTCCTCGTCTATCTCCTCATGGACGGCAGAATCACCAATGTCGTGTCCCACAATAAATGCGCGGCGGGCAGCGGGGAGTTTTTCGTGCAACAGATCGGCCGGATGGGACTGGGCATGGAGGAAGCGATCCAGCGGTCCTTCAGCGGCAAGGTCGTGCCGCTGGCCTCACGCTGCTCGGTCCATTGCAAATCGGACATCACCCACAAGCTGAACCGCAACGAGGCCACGCCCGAGGATATTCTCCACACGCTGCACGACAGCATGTCCAACAAAGTGATTGCGTTGCTGGAGAAAGGCCCGCGCGACCTGAAACGGGTCCTCTTGATCGGCGGTGTCACGCGCAACGAGGCCATGCTGGCGTCGTTGCGGGCCAAACTGCCGTCCACGGAATTTGTGGTACC
Coding sequences within:
- a CDS encoding Mut7-C RNAse domain-containing protein, whose amino-acid sequence is MDMRQPNQPVIRFMADAMLGRLARWLRILGYDTAYDKAITDEALVERALRENRWLLTRDRRLVLRKLLRGRHTLLAADDVDGQLRQLHRDLAIDLHLTHQRAYRCADCNVAITAISHDEAASLVPPFVAEQYRAFLQCPQCRRVFWPGTHWQDLDCRLTAIKTHSVDKRP
- a CDS encoding DUF1614 domain-containing protein codes for the protein MNNDKPPLSIPILLPLLLFLLLLAMLPFVFGPLFTVALIKLNLDSTTALLIVIGMFLGSPVNIPVKRIPRTESMAADPLAVFGLAGRWPSTMRVRRETIIAVNVGGCVIPVALAVYEIFHV
- a CDS encoding DUF1614 domain-containing protein, producing MYEIFHLVAAGLQPLSGLLLAIFVNTMVCYWMAQPIEGIDIAMPGLFPPLIAAMSALLLVPDQAPPVAFAAGLLGPLIGADLLHLRDVSKISTGIASIGEAGTFDGIVLSGIVAAYLA
- a CDS encoding response regulator transcription factor, which gives rise to MARPRILLADDHPDLLMALRDLVGELGEVVGAVTDGQSLVQAAQRLKPDIIFTDISMPRMNGLEATRALQACLPQSRVIILTSHQEPAFVTVAFAAGARGYVLKKTALHAELAQALLHVLAGDRYVGLGVGGEQELGGGALTSGSVPV
- a CDS encoding response regulator transcription factor, with product MKKPRVLMADDHSLILAGLRKLVEAECDVVGAVEDGRALVEAAQRLRPDLILLDISMPLLNGFDAARQLRKLVPESKVIFLTMHASPTYATEAFQAGASGYLLKRSAASELGLAIKAVLQGQHYLTPSLTKDVLESVLKPSTGEAAKVASAALTDRQREVLQLVAEGHGTKAIATILNVSVKTVEFHKSRVMQQLDLHTTADLTKYAITHGITGL
- a CDS encoding PAS domain S-box protein, which gives rise to MAKKPDGSTKDTALRLQAEERLHVTNRDVVAMPVKDVQQLVHELQVHQIELEMQNDELRRTQVALEVARDRYVALYDFSPAGHLTLDRDGTIVEASLRAGMLLGLNRNELIEQPLTRFVAAEDQDRLYRHVQEVLKTGTRQNCEMHIRKKAGAADCVYLESLAVHEEPGRITHWRTSLLDISDRKRAEQELETQRTQLEAIIGSAMDAIITVDEQEHVVLFNRAAESMFGCRAAEAIGQPLDRFIPERYREAHHGHMSRFAKSGAPSRAMQREGTLFGLRANGEEFPLEASISRVLVAGKTLFTVILRDVTERKRAEQEQHRLIEDLTQSQQHFQALFNWTPSAVGISTLPEGRFCDVNEGFSRLTGYTREEVIGRTTLELGLWANPSKRASVLQEIQERGRLHNREGLLRTKSGEIRTIMVSVEPIQLGSIPCLIYLGHDITDRKRTEDELVERARLSGFVAEASLALNRDKPLNVLLQQLTDTIVTRLGYAFARIWTMGPGDLCEHCHKVEWCQDRTECLHLTASAGLSVNRNGEFRRVPLGALKIGQIAQGAGAIISNDILQDDRLPNKQWMRENGLQSFAGYPLVVEGRVFGVLALFGTHASSPLTLQALESVCHGLATAIARKRAENSLRDQEREFHLLADNVPAFYAYIDTELRYGFMNKRHEEFFGRPVSDMVGKLVKDVVGEINFDEFEPYLREALAGQAVSFMYPMVLPNGNARWMSTQYMPDGDDAGLVRGILALSTDVTAQKQAELALQQSQSVLRENREELQALTEKLLTAQEQERKRIARDLHDDFNQRLAALAVELETIERSSIVHLPEPILRQLARIHAGIGRLSDDLHDLAYNLHPSLLDHVGLEVAMRDHIAEFTKRTGVPVTFTAREAPKALSPDVKTNLFRVMQESLQNVFKHAQANHVTVRLSGSSKGVGVSVRDNGKGFDLEGKDARKKGLGLVSMQERARLLGGFLRVHSLPADGTKVCVWVPRSQEGA
- a CDS encoding CheR family methyltransferase produces the protein MAKVRKQTSKKTPAKIGAKPKGAKKKRGALPLPSVQPAPSAGLPPEPLGFLIVGIGASAGGLEAMEEFFRHMPPASGMAFVVVSHQHAGHVSLLPSLLSKCTAMPVVEIKDGMAVEPNGVYMAPGGTNLAILHGILHLMGPPSQDRVPLPIDYFFRSLAEDQKHRAVGIVLSGTGSDGTVGLRAIKAESGMTIAQEPQSAKYQNMPRSAISSEVIDVVQPPGQMAEPLRAYARSSTKPALPLPEGDGSQTLRKLFILLRDRTGNDFSLYKENTIQRRLERRMNVHQIENLKSYLRFVLSNPHELDALFQELLIGVTSFFRDPQAFEVLEQKVLPALVEGKPEGTTLRLWVAGCSTGEEAYSLAILLREYLTEKKLRLTVQIFASDLDSRAIDQARAGLYPVGIAGDLTPVRLQRFFTKEDSGYRVKTEIRDLVVFATHNILTDAPFTKLDLLSCRNLLIYLDAQAQHKILPLFHYALKPNGILFLGTSEAVGEFDSLFTVIDRKWKLFRRTAEPATFPHLERFPHGLMQGGTETRAEAEVPLPTTRPAPIADLIQQLLVSRYAPSAVLVNGRGEVVYTHGHTGSYLEPAPGPATHRVVEMAREGLRHELATALHRAASQKDEILRRNVQVKTSDGAILVNLAVKRIVEPEALQGLFLVTFDQVREEKPAVGKGAPARTAAPMKKGESRLLQELEFTKQRLQHTIEEQQTSNEELKSANEELQSTNEELQSTNEELETAKEEMQSLNEELVTVNSELQGKLDDLSDAHDDLQNLLNSTEVATIFLDNELRIKRFTSEAKRVSCLMAVDVGRPLSDIVSKLSYDRLSEDARDVLQTLTVKERQVRATDGSWFVMRILPYRTTKNTIEGLVLTFQDITRLKKSEQVVQAARSLAVSIVETIREPLLVMDDQLRVVSANQAFYRMFQVTPREVEQQLIYHLCNGAWNLPDLRHLLEEILPKNRSFQDFIVDQTFPQIGRRVLALNGRRVEQEAAQPGRILLAMEEVRGPGGKAEE